In Streptomyces sp. DG2A-72, one genomic interval encodes:
- a CDS encoding alkaline phosphatase, whose product MTPAVSPDRRRFLTAGAAVLGAAASAQLWLPSAARAAETPLPDGVFSLGVASGDPLPDGIVLWTRLAPDPLNGGGMPERTVPVEWQIAEDERFRKGVRRGLAQARPEYGHSVHVDVRGLRPGRTYWYRFRTSGQLSPVGRTRTAPSRLSSGGTLRVALASCQNWQHGYFTPYADMLAQDPDVVVFVGDYIYESTPSTTALRKHEGTGEPYSLTQYRNRYAQYRTDPDLAAMHAGAPFVVTFDDHEIDNDFAGEIPQDPDKQTHDAFVARLTAGYQAFYEHMPVRASAIPSGPHIQMYRRLEFGRLARLNVLDTRQYRSDQVTSQEAAKSPSLTMLGAEQREWLLDGLHGSHARWNLVASQIMVAETDLLIGEGKQWFYDAWDGYQVERNALMAEFAEVRNPVVLTGDRHLTMISDLKKDYANPDSDVVGAEFVGTSISSNGDQDQAAFRKEWDPRMPDNPHWKLLDAHRGYHLFDLRRDGIDAQVRVVDTVRQPTAAASTLAKLRVESDVPGVHLV is encoded by the coding sequence ATGACCCCAGCCGTATCCCCCGACCGACGCCGCTTTCTGACCGCGGGCGCCGCCGTCCTGGGCGCCGCCGCCTCCGCCCAGCTGTGGCTGCCGTCGGCGGCCCGAGCAGCCGAAACCCCGCTTCCCGACGGGGTGTTCAGCCTCGGTGTCGCCTCCGGTGACCCACTGCCCGACGGCATCGTGCTGTGGACGCGGCTCGCCCCCGACCCGCTGAACGGCGGCGGCATGCCCGAGCGCACCGTGCCGGTGGAGTGGCAGATCGCCGAGGACGAGCGGTTCCGCAAGGGAGTGCGCCGGGGCCTCGCCCAGGCCCGGCCCGAGTACGGGCACAGCGTTCACGTCGATGTACGGGGACTGCGCCCGGGCCGTACGTACTGGTATCGCTTCCGCACCTCCGGCCAGCTTTCGCCCGTCGGCCGCACCCGCACCGCGCCCTCCCGCCTCAGCTCCGGCGGCACCTTGCGCGTCGCGCTCGCCTCCTGCCAGAACTGGCAGCACGGCTACTTCACGCCGTACGCCGACATGCTCGCGCAGGACCCGGACGTCGTGGTGTTCGTCGGTGACTACATCTACGAGTCGACGCCGTCGACGACGGCGCTGCGCAAGCACGAGGGGACCGGTGAGCCGTACAGCCTCACCCAGTACCGCAACCGGTACGCGCAGTACCGCACCGACCCCGATCTCGCGGCGATGCACGCGGGCGCGCCCTTCGTGGTCACCTTCGACGACCACGAGATCGACAACGACTTCGCCGGCGAGATCCCGCAGGACCCGGACAAGCAGACCCACGACGCGTTCGTGGCCCGGCTGACCGCGGGCTACCAGGCGTTCTACGAGCACATGCCGGTCCGGGCGAGCGCGATCCCCAGCGGGCCGCACATCCAGATGTACCGCCGCCTGGAGTTCGGCCGTCTCGCCCGGCTCAATGTGCTGGACACCCGGCAGTACCGCAGCGACCAGGTGACCAGCCAGGAAGCCGCCAAGAGCCCGTCGCTCACCATGCTCGGCGCCGAGCAGAGGGAGTGGCTGCTGGACGGGCTGCACGGCTCGCACGCCCGCTGGAACCTGGTCGCCTCGCAGATAATGGTCGCCGAGACGGATCTGCTGATCGGCGAGGGCAAGCAGTGGTTCTACGACGCCTGGGACGGCTACCAGGTCGAACGCAACGCGCTGATGGCGGAGTTCGCCGAGGTCCGTAACCCGGTGGTGCTCACCGGTGACCGCCATCTGACGATGATCAGCGACCTGAAGAAGGACTACGCGAACCCGGACTCCGACGTGGTCGGCGCCGAGTTCGTGGGCACGTCCATCTCCAGCAACGGCGACCAGGACCAGGCGGCCTTCCGCAAGGAGTGGGACCCGCGGATGCCGGACAACCCGCACTGGAAGCTGCTCGACGCCCACCGCGGCTACCACCTCTTCGACCTCCGCCGCGACGGGATCGACGCGCAGGTGCGGGTCGTGGACACGGTGCGGCAGCCGACGGCGGCGGCGAGCACGCTGGCCAAGCTGCGGGTGGAGTCGGATGTGCCGGGCGTGCACCTTGTGTAA
- the obgE gene encoding GTPase ObgE, translating into MTTFVDRVELYVAAGNGGHGCASVHREKFKPLGGPDGGNGGRGGDVILTVDQSVTTLLDYHHSPHRKATNGKPGEGGNRSGKDGQDLILPVPDGTVVLDKAGNVLADLVGHGTSYVAAQGGRGGLGNAALASARRKAPGFALLGEPGDLQDIVLELKTVADVALVGYPSAGKSSLISVLSAAKPKIADYPFTTLVPNLGVVTAGSTVYTIADVPGLIPGASQGKGLGLEFLRHVERCSVLVHVLDTATLESERDPVSDLDVIEAELREYGGLDNRPRMVVLNKVDVPDGKDLAEMVRPDLEARGYRVFEVSAVAHIGLKELSFALAELVGQARAAKPKEEATRIVIRPKAVDDAGFTVTREDDGLFRVRGEKPERWVRQTDFNNDEAVGYLADRLNRLGVEEELMKAGARNGDGVAIGPEENAVVFDWEPSVMAGAEMLGRRGEDHRLEAPRPAAQRRRDRQAERDEAEQEFDDFDPF; encoded by the coding sequence ATGACCACCTTCGTGGACCGCGTCGAACTGTATGTCGCCGCGGGTAACGGAGGCCACGGCTGTGCCTCCGTTCACCGTGAGAAGTTCAAGCCGCTCGGCGGACCCGACGGCGGTAACGGCGGGCGCGGTGGCGATGTCATCCTCACCGTCGACCAGTCCGTCACCACGCTGCTCGACTACCACCACTCCCCGCACCGCAAGGCCACCAACGGCAAGCCCGGCGAGGGCGGCAACCGCTCCGGCAAGGACGGGCAGGACCTGATCCTTCCCGTGCCGGACGGCACCGTCGTCCTCGACAAGGCGGGCAATGTGCTCGCCGACCTGGTCGGGCACGGCACGTCGTACGTCGCCGCGCAGGGCGGCCGGGGCGGGCTCGGCAACGCCGCTCTCGCCTCCGCCCGCCGCAAGGCGCCCGGCTTCGCGCTGCTCGGTGAGCCGGGGGATCTGCAGGACATCGTCCTGGAGCTGAAGACGGTCGCCGATGTGGCGCTGGTCGGGTACCCGAGCGCCGGCAAGTCGTCCCTCATTTCTGTGCTGAGCGCGGCCAAGCCGAAGATCGCGGACTACCCGTTCACGACCCTCGTCCCGAACCTGGGTGTCGTGACCGCCGGGTCCACCGTCTACACGATCGCCGACGTGCCGGGACTCATTCCCGGTGCCAGCCAGGGCAAGGGGCTCGGCCTGGAGTTCCTGCGCCACGTGGAGCGGTGCAGCGTGCTCGTGCACGTCCTCGACACCGCCACCCTGGAGTCCGAGCGCGATCCGGTGTCCGACCTCGATGTCATCGAGGCCGAGCTGCGGGAGTACGGCGGGCTCGACAACCGGCCCCGGATGGTCGTCCTGAACAAGGTCGACGTACCGGACGGCAAGGACCTCGCCGAGATGGTGCGGCCGGATCTGGAGGCTCGTGGTTACCGGGTCTTCGAGGTGTCCGCGGTGGCGCACATCGGGCTGAAGGAACTGTCGTTCGCGCTCGCGGAGTTGGTGGGGCAGGCGCGGGCCGCCAAGCCGAAGGAGGAGGCGACGCGGATCGTCATCCGGCCGAAGGCCGTGGACGACGCGGGCTTCACCGTCACGCGTGAGGACGACGGGCTCTTCCGGGTGCGGGGCGAGAAGCCCGAACGCTGGGTGCGCCAGACCGACTTCAACAACGACGAGGCCGTGGGCTACCTCGCCGACCGGCTCAACCGCCTTGGTGTGGAAGAGGAGTTGATGAAGGCGGGCGCCCGGAACGGAGACGGCGTCGCCATCGGGCCCGAGGAGAACGCGGTCGTCTTCGACTGGGAGCCGTCGGTGATGGCCGGTGCGGAGATGCTGGGCCGACGGGGCGAGGACCATCGGCTCGAGGCGCCGAGGCCCGCGGCACAGCGGCGGCGGGACCGGCAGGCGGAGCGGGACGAGGCGGAGCAGGAGTTCGACGACTTCGATCCGTTCTAG
- the rpmA gene encoding 50S ribosomal protein L27, which translates to MAHKKGASSTRNGRDSNAQRLGVKRFGGQVVNAGEILVRQRGTHFHPGAGVGRGGDDTLFALQAGAVEFGTSRGRKVVNIVPVA; encoded by the coding sequence ATGGCACACAAGAAGGGCGCATCGTCCACCCGTAACGGTCGTGACTCCAACGCTCAGCGCCTCGGCGTGAAGCGCTTCGGCGGTCAGGTCGTCAACGCGGGCGAGATCCTGGTCCGCCAGCGCGGTACCCACTTCCACCCCGGTGCGGGCGTCGGCCGTGGCGGCGACGACACGCTGTTCGCGCTGCAGGCCGGTGCGGTGGAGTTCGGCACCAGCCGTGGCCGCAAGGTCGTGAACATCGTTCCGGTCGCCTGA
- the rplU gene encoding 50S ribosomal protein L21 encodes MYAIVRSGGRQHKVAVGDIVEVDKISTAKVGDTVELSTLLVVDGEAVTSDPWVLAGIKVQAEVVDHHKGVKIDILRYKNKTGYRRRQGHRQQYTAIKVTEIPAAAK; translated from the coding sequence GTGTACGCCATCGTGCGCAGCGGTGGTCGCCAGCACAAGGTTGCTGTCGGCGACATCGTTGAGGTTGACAAGATTTCCACTGCCAAGGTTGGCGACACGGTCGAGCTCTCGACCCTGCTCGTTGTCGACGGCGAGGCCGTCACCAGCGACCCGTGGGTGCTGGCCGGCATCAAGGTCCAGGCCGAGGTCGTGGACCACCACAAGGGCGTCAAGATCGACATCCTTCGCTACAAGAACAAGACCGGCTACCGCCGTCGTCAGGGCCACCGCCAGCAGTACACGGCGATCAAGGTCACTGAGATCCCCGCGGCTGCGAAGTAA
- a CDS encoding ribonuclease E/G, which produces MLEPTEPNESVTDSEPNTPSDTLPPRRRRRAASRPAGPPAGTPEAAAETVAPAIPAVAESADLAEEAVGAAVAEASVVSDVTENIEEAAAVAAAEETEEAGDAVMAEEAAEVEKAEEAEKPAEAVETTAPAGRTRRRAVRRASAPAGAPAAAETAETVVPATEVVVPAAETVEPAADVAAEPVAAAEAAEDAAPPRARRRATRRVSAPAAAPAAVESTETAETAAPAAADVVESTEAPAAEAEKVAEVAEEAAPRRARRRATRRVTAAESAVEAAPAEAEKVAEEAAEEPRAAEKPAAEAAEGAVSRRSRRRSVRSAAVGFAEPAQPAAAEGAEGEEETSRRPRRPVAPVFQAPVFTEPKFQTPQRAAAEAAAEAEVVEPEEFPEEQAGARRRRRRRGAAFGEEAEPQAAAETAVEDAADEAEEQAEDTVESDEAEETGSRRRRRRGGRRRRRGESAEPGGEDESEEAEEAAAEQDAEDTAEQVEEDEEEAEGREEQGGGSGGSSSSRRRRRRRRRSGDGGDAGELSDDDPERTVVKVREPRPKAEPSDEVQSIKGSTRLEAKKQRRREGREQGRRRVPIITEAEFLARREAVERVMVVRQSGERTQIGVLEDGVLVEHYVNKEQATSYVGNVYLGKVQNVLPSMEAAFIDIGKGRNAVLYAGEVNFEALGMANGPRRIESALKSGQSVLVQVTKDPIGHKGARLTSQVSLPGRYLVYVPEGSMTGISRKLPDTERARLKTILKKIVPEDAGVIVRTAAEGASEDELRRDVERLQAQWEDIQKKAKNGNAPTLLYGEPDMTVRVVRDIFNEDFSKVIVSGDEAWDTVHGYVAHVAPDLADRLQKWTSEVDVFATYRIDEQLMKALDRKVWLPSGGSLVIDKTEAMIVIDVNTGKFTGQGGNLEETVTRNNLEAAEEIVRQLRLRDLGGIVVIDFIDMVLESNRDLVLRRLLECLGRDRTKHQVAEVTSLGLVQMTRKRVGQGLLESFSETCVHCNGRGVIVHMEQPTSTGGGGKRRKRGRGGDGQVHEHEAAVVVEGAEAFETVEQEAESEAEVAAEVAEPVALTAPDYAPDEELYSSVAEAEAAVGRGRSRRRAGRRASAPAGAPKREADKADRAERAAEIEREVERPVQPESAAEAHAEPVAVEDPVVPAAEEAAPKGRTRRRATRKVSAPAGSPAGAEAAVVTVAEATPTAVAEQPQAETPVEAPAAEESAAPARTRRRAVRKATAPTTSEDTAVVVMPSAAEAATEAPAEAAGAEEAAPAKKTARKTAKKATAKKTAAKKTAATKTAAKKTTAKKAAKSTATKKAAKSTSKKTVAAEQTQPSVTASADES; this is translated from the coding sequence ATGCTCGAGCCGACCGAACCGAATGAGTCCGTCACGGACTCCGAACCGAACACCCCCAGCGACACCCTGCCGCCGCGTCGTCGGCGCCGTGCCGCTTCCCGCCCGGCGGGACCGCCCGCCGGCACGCCAGAGGCCGCGGCGGAGACCGTCGCGCCGGCCATACCGGCCGTGGCTGAGTCCGCGGACCTTGCCGAAGAGGCAGTCGGGGCCGCTGTGGCCGAGGCGAGCGTCGTGAGTGACGTGACCGAGAACATCGAAGAGGCCGCAGCGGTTGCAGCGGCCGAAGAGACTGAAGAGGCCGGAGACGCCGTTATGGCTGAAGAGGCCGCTGAGGTCGAAAAGGCTGAAGAGGCTGAGAAGCCTGCTGAGGCGGTAGAGACGACCGCGCCCGCTGGGCGAACGCGTCGTCGTGCTGTCCGCCGTGCGTCGGCGCCTGCCGGGGCTCCGGCGGCGGCCGAGACCGCCGAGACCGTCGTACCGGCCACCGAGGTGGTCGTGCCCGCCGCTGAGACCGTCGAGCCCGCTGCCGACGTGGCCGCCGAGCCGGTCGCGGCTGCGGAAGCCGCCGAGGACGCCGCTCCGCCCCGTGCGCGTCGGCGTGCCACTCGACGGGTGTCCGCGCCCGCCGCTGCGCCTGCGGCTGTGGAGTCCACCGAGACCGCCGAGACCGCCGCTCCGGCCGCTGCCGACGTCGTCGAGAGCACCGAGGCGCCCGCCGCTGAGGCAGAGAAGGTCGCCGAAGTCGCCGAGGAGGCCGCCCCGCGTCGTGCGCGCCGCCGGGCCACCCGGCGAGTGACCGCCGCCGAGTCCGCCGTAGAGGCAGCTCCGGCTGAGGCGGAGAAGGTTGCCGAGGAGGCCGCGGAAGAGCCGCGTGCCGCGGAGAAGCCCGCCGCCGAGGCTGCCGAAGGGGCTGTCTCCCGGCGTTCGCGTCGCCGTTCCGTGCGTTCGGCTGCCGTCGGGTTCGCCGAGCCCGCGCAGCCTGCCGCGGCGGAGGGCGCCGAGGGCGAGGAAGAGACGTCGCGTCGGCCGAGGCGGCCGGTCGCGCCGGTGTTCCAGGCGCCCGTGTTCACCGAGCCGAAGTTCCAGACGCCCCAGCGGGCCGCGGCCGAGGCGGCTGCGGAGGCCGAGGTCGTGGAGCCCGAGGAGTTCCCGGAGGAGCAGGCCGGGGCGCGGCGTCGGCGCCGGCGCCGGGGTGCCGCCTTCGGTGAGGAGGCCGAGCCGCAGGCCGCCGCCGAGACCGCCGTGGAGGATGCGGCGGACGAGGCCGAGGAGCAGGCCGAGGACACCGTCGAGAGTGACGAGGCCGAGGAGACCGGCTCGCGTCGTCGCCGTCGGCGTGGCGGCCGTCGCCGTCGCCGTGGTGAGTCCGCGGAGCCGGGTGGCGAGGACGAGTCGGAGGAGGCCGAGGAGGCCGCCGCCGAGCAGGACGCCGAGGACACCGCCGAGCAGGTCGAGGAAGACGAGGAAGAGGCCGAGGGCCGCGAGGAGCAGGGTGGTGGATCCGGCGGCTCCAGCAGCAGCCGTCGTCGGCGCCGTCGTCGCCGTCGCTCCGGTGACGGCGGTGATGCCGGCGAGCTGTCCGACGACGACCCCGAGCGCACTGTCGTCAAGGTCCGCGAGCCCCGCCCGAAGGCCGAGCCGTCCGACGAGGTGCAGTCCATCAAGGGCTCCACACGTCTGGAGGCCAAGAAGCAGCGCCGCCGTGAAGGCCGTGAGCAGGGGCGCCGTCGTGTCCCGATCATCACCGAGGCCGAGTTCCTGGCCCGCCGTGAGGCCGTCGAGCGCGTCATGGTCGTACGGCAGAGCGGCGAGCGTACGCAGATCGGCGTCCTGGAGGACGGCGTGCTCGTCGAGCACTACGTCAACAAGGAGCAGGCGACCTCGTACGTCGGCAATGTGTATCTCGGCAAGGTGCAGAACGTCCTGCCCTCGATGGAGGCCGCCTTCATCGACATCGGCAAGGGCCGCAATGCCGTGCTCTATGCCGGTGAGGTCAACTTCGAGGCGCTCGGCATGGCCAACGGGCCGCGGCGTATCGAGTCCGCGCTGAAGTCGGGCCAGTCCGTCCTCGTGCAGGTCACCAAGGACCCGATCGGACACAAGGGCGCCCGGCTCACCAGCCAGGTCTCCCTCCCGGGCCGCTACCTCGTGTACGTGCCCGAGGGCTCCATGACCGGCATCAGCCGCAAGCTGCCCGACACCGAGCGGGCCCGGCTGAAGACCATCCTCAAGAAGATCGTCCCCGAGGACGCGGGCGTCATCGTGCGCACCGCCGCCGAGGGCGCGAGCGAGGACGAGCTGCGCCGGGACGTCGAGCGGTTGCAGGCGCAGTGGGAGGACATCCAGAAGAAGGCCAAGAACGGCAACGCTCCGACGCTGCTGTACGGCGAGCCGGACATGACCGTCCGGGTCGTCCGCGACATCTTCAACGAGGACTTCTCCAAGGTCATCGTCAGCGGTGACGAGGCCTGGGACACCGTCCACGGGTATGTCGCCCATGTCGCGCCCGATCTCGCGGACCGGCTGCAGAAGTGGACCTCCGAGGTCGACGTGTTCGCCACGTACCGGATCGACGAGCAGCTGATGAAGGCCCTCGACCGCAAGGTCTGGCTGCCCAGCGGCGGTTCGCTGGTGATCGACAAGACCGAAGCGATGATCGTGATCGACGTCAACACCGGCAAGTTCACCGGCCAGGGCGGCAACCTCGAAGAGACCGTGACCAGGAACAACCTGGAGGCGGCCGAGGAGATCGTGCGCCAGCTGCGGCTGCGGGACCTCGGCGGCATCGTCGTCATCGACTTCATCGACATGGTGCTGGAGAGCAACAGGGATCTGGTGCTGCGGCGCTTGCTGGAGTGCCTGGGCCGGGACCGGACCAAGCACCAGGTGGCCGAGGTGACCTCGCTGGGCCTGGTCCAGATGACCCGTAAGCGGGTCGGACAGGGGCTGCTGGAGTCCTTCTCGGAGACCTGCGTCCACTGCAACGGGCGCGGAGTCATCGTGCACATGGAGCAGCCGACCTCCACCGGAGGCGGCGGCAAGCGCCGTAAGCGCGGGCGTGGCGGTGACGGACAGGTCCACGAGCACGAGGCCGCGGTCGTCGTCGAGGGCGCCGAGGCCTTCGAGACCGTCGAGCAGGAGGCGGAGAGCGAGGCCGAGGTGGCCGCCGAGGTCGCCGAGCCGGTCGCGCTGACCGCTCCCGACTACGCGCCGGACGAGGAGCTGTACAGCAGCGTCGCCGAGGCGGAGGCCGCGGTCGGACGAGGCCGTTCGCGGCGCCGGGCCGGCCGTCGGGCATCGGCTCCGGCGGGCGCGCCCAAGCGAGAGGCGGACAAGGCCGACCGCGCCGAGCGGGCCGCCGAGATCGAGCGGGAGGTCGAGCGTCCGGTGCAGCCGGAGTCGGCTGCCGAGGCGCACGCCGAGCCGGTCGCGGTCGAGGACCCGGTCGTTCCGGCCGCAGAAGAGGCCGCGCCCAAGGGCCGTACGCGTCGCCGCGCGACCCGCAAGGTGTCCGCGCCGGCCGGTTCGCCCGCGGGCGCCGAGGCTGCCGTGGTGACGGTCGCCGAGGCCACGCCCACGGCTGTCGCCGAACAACCGCAGGCCGAGACTCCCGTCGAGGCTCCGGCCGCCGAGGAGAGCGCGGCTCCGGCCCGTACGCGGCGCCGTGCGGTACGGAAGGCAACCGCGCCGACCACGTCCGAGGACACGGCCGTCGTGGTCATGCCGTCGGCCGCGGAGGCTGCCACTGAGGCCCCTGCTGAAGCAGCGGGCGCCGAGGAGGCTGCTCCGGCCAAGAAGACGGCCCGTAAGACGGCCAAGAAGGCCACGGCGAAGAAGACCGCCGCCAAGAAGACGGCGGCCACCAAGACCGCCGCCAAGAAGACGACGGCCAAGAAGGCGGCGAAGTCCACCGCCACCAAGAAGGCCGCGAAGTCGACGTCGAAGAAGACCGTGGCGGCGGAGCAGACGCAGCCGTCCGTCACGGCCTCCGCCGACGAGAGCTAG
- a CDS encoding TIGR03936 family radical SAM-associated protein, translating into MQRIRLRYTKRGRLRFTSHRDFQRAFERALRRAEVPMAYSAGFTPHPKVSYANAAPTGTGSEAEYLEIALTEARDPEKLRVLLDESMPTGLDIIEAVESRTSGLADRLTASEWELRLDGVDPADAERAVRAFTTAESVEVQRMTKNGVRTFDARPAVVSLETHSSAADRPTDQPCAILRLVVRHVTPAVRPDDVLSGLRAVADLAPPVPAGVTRLAQGLFDEETGTVTDPLAPDREADTAPPSAEPSSAAAKAPA; encoded by the coding sequence GTGCAGCGCATCCGACTGCGCTACACCAAGCGCGGCCGCCTCCGGTTCACCAGCCACCGTGACTTCCAGCGTGCCTTCGAGCGTGCGCTGCGCCGTGCCGAGGTGCCGATGGCGTACTCGGCGGGGTTCACGCCGCATCCGAAGGTGTCGTACGCCAATGCCGCACCCACCGGCACGGGCAGTGAGGCGGAGTACCTGGAGATCGCGCTCACCGAGGCGCGCGACCCGGAGAAGCTGAGGGTTCTGCTCGACGAGTCGATGCCCACCGGGCTCGACATCATCGAGGCGGTCGAGTCCCGGACCTCGGGGCTCGCCGACCGGCTCACGGCATCCGAATGGGAGCTGCGGCTCGACGGAGTGGACCCGGCCGACGCCGAGCGCGCGGTCCGGGCCTTCACCACCGCCGAGTCCGTAGAGGTCCAGCGGATGACCAAGAACGGCGTACGGACCTTTGACGCCCGCCCCGCGGTCGTCAGCCTTGAAACGCACAGTTCGGCGGCTGATAGGCCGACCGACCAGCCCTGTGCGATACTGCGGCTGGTTGTTCGGCACGTGACGCCTGCCGTACGACCCGACGACGTCCTGTCCGGTCTCCGCGCCGTGGCCGACCTGGCGCCGCCGGTCCCCGCAGGGGTGACCAGGCTGGCGCAGGGGCTGTTCGATGAAGAGACCGGCACGGTGACCGACCCGCTCGCGCCCGACCGCGAGGCAGACACGGCCCCCCCATCGGCCGAACCATCGTCTGCCGCCGCGAAGGCGCCGGCGTAA